The Elusimicrobiota bacterium sequence CCGCCGTCCCGCGTCGGCGTCCCAGGACAGCGTCTCGCCCGCGAGGGTGAAGGTCCAGGTCGAACTCTGGAGGAGGCCGACGTCGGTCAGGCCGGCGCGGCGCAGGCGCGACAGCGCGTGGGGGCTGACGAAGCGCTCGTCGCGCCTTTCGACGGCCTCGCCGTCCACGAGCCAGACGGACGGCGCGCCCAGCCCGGCGAGAAAAGGATGCGCGGACTCGGCGGCGCGGCGATAGCCCGGCTCGAGGAGCAGGACGACGGGCTTGCCGGGCAGGCGCTCGCCGCGGGCGAGCCGCGCGCGCGCCTCGGACAGGAGGACGGGCGTGAAGCCCTCGCGCCTCAGCTCCTCGACCCAGCCGCCCAGCCTCTCGAGCTCCAGCCGCGCGCGCTCCTCGTTCTCCCCGGCCAGGGGAAGACGAAGCACGAGATACCAATCCGCTCCCGACGCGTCCGCGGCAGCCCCCGGCGCCGCGGCGCGCCGCGGGAGCGAGAGGCGCAGCGCGAAGGCCGCCGCCGCCGCGGCCACGAGCGCCCAGTGGGCCCTGTAGGACGGCTTGACCCCGCTCATCGCGTCCCCCACGCCGTCTTGTTGATGGTCAGCAGCGCGTAGTAATTCTGCCAGACGAGGACGCACAGGTAGACCGCGCCGGAGACCGGGCCGTAATACCAGTAGGGCGCCCCGGTCTGATGGAAGCACACCAGGCTCAGGCACACGTAGGTCATGAGGAAGGCGAGGAGGTAGGCCCCCGGCAGGACGCCGGCGAACAGCGGCAGATAGAACAGGGCGTAGGCCAGGACGAGCGGCGAGAAGAAGGTGATGACCGCGCCCGCGAAGAAGCCGGCCGCGGCGGCGGGATGCTCCCGCCACATGAGCCGGAAGCCCGCCGGGAACTCCCGCATCCAGGACTTCTTCCAGCGCAGCTGCTGGCGGAAGAACTGCATCCACCGGTCCGGCACCTTCGTCCGGCAGCGGGCGCCGGCGTGGAACACCACGCGATAGTCCCTCAATACGCGGAGCGTGAGGCTGCGGTCGTCGCCGAAGGTCGCCGGAACGCCCAGGAAGGTCTGCTTGAGCCAGCCGTCGAGGACGTCCAGGAGCGCCTCGCGCCGGTAGGCGGAGAAGGGCCCCGGGCAGCACGTTACGGCGCCGAAGACGCTCTCGGCGCCCTTGATGTAGCAATGCCCGAGGTGGTAGCGGACCGATTCCATCATCGAGATCACGCTCCCCGGGTCCACGTCGACCTCGACGTGCCCCGAGACCGCGCCCACCGAGGGATCCTTCAGGGGCTGGACGAGCCGGTAGACGCCCTCGGGGTCGGGGATGCTGTCGGAGTCCACGAACACGAAGACGTCCCCGTCGGCGGCGGCGATTCCGGCGCCCAAGGCCTGGCGCTTGCCGCGGTTCTCGGGAAAGCGGATCAGCTTCAGGCGCGGGTGAGCCTCGCGCAGGCGCCGCAAGGTCTCCCAGGTGGCGTCGGTCGACGCGTCGTCGACCACGATGACCTCGAGCCGGTCCGCGGGATAGCGGGAGGTCAGGCAGGCGGAGACGGTGGACGCGATCGCGTCCGCCTCGTTCATGACGGGGATGATGATGGAGACCGAAGGGCGGTGGCCGCGGTCCTCCGGCTCGCGATAGAAGGACGAGATGACGATCCGGCTGACGATGTAGGAGCAGGTCAGCAGGCTGTAGAAGCGCAGCCAGGGCGCGTACCAGAACTGCTCCAGCTGGCCGGCCCGGAGCACGCACATGAGCAGCGCGAGGAGTCCCGCGATCGCGAGGGCGCCCCGGCGCCGCACGATGAGAGCCGCGTCTTCGAAGCGGGGGCGCCGCTCGTAGCGGCGCCGCTCGCGGAGGGGGGATCCGGTTTCGACGGAACGGCTCGCGGCTTCGAGTACGGCCATACGCCGGCATGATACGCCAAGGCGCCCGCGCGCGGCCATGGACGAGCGGTAAAGAATTCATAACGGATCGGTGTACGCTATAATGAGAGCGCATGAACGCGCGGCCCCGGCGGATCGTCTTCGTCTGCACCGGCAACATCTGCCGCAGCGCCATGGCCGAGCACCTGCTGCGTCACTGGGCGCGGACCCGGGGCCTCACGCTCGAGACATCCTCCTGCGGGATCGCGGCCGAGTCCTGGTACGAGGTCCCGGGGGCGGCGCGGCGATTGCTCGCCGCCGAGGGCGTCCCCCCCTTCGAGCATAGGCCGCGCCTGGCCGCGCGCGAGACCCTGCGCGACGCCGATCTCATTCTCGCGATGACGCAGGCGCACCTCGATCACATCGTGGATCGATTCCCGGAATTCTCGAGCCGGACGCGCCTCTTCCGCGAGCAGGCGGGCTTCGGCGAGCAGGACGTCGAGGACCCGATGGGGCGGCCGGACGCGGCGTTCGCGGCCTGCCTCTCCGTCCTCAAGGAGTCGCTCGAGGCTCTCCTGCGCGCGGACTTCCGCGATCCGATCTAGGGCTTCAGCGCCGAGTGCGCGATGCGCAGGCCATTCAGGGTCAGGTCGGGCGCGTGCCGGACGCCGGGAAGGTCCTTGAGGAACAGCGGCGCCAGGCCCCCCGTGGCGGCGACCTTCGCCCTCCCCCCCATCTCCGCCTTCGTGCGCGCGAGGACCTCGCGGATCATGCCGAGGTAGCCGAAGTAGAGGCCCGCCTCGAGGCAATGCTCCGTGTCCTTGCCGATGACGGTCGCGGGCTTGCGGACCTTGATCAGGGGTAATTTTGCCGTGAACTCGTGCAGGGCGCGGGCCGCCGAGTTCGGGCCGAGCAGGATGGCGCCCCCGATGTAGGCTCCCCTGCCGTCCACGCAGTCGAAGGTGGTGGCGGTGCCGAAGTCGATGGCGATCGACGGTCCTTTGAAGAGCTCCCGCAAAGCGAGGGCGTTCAGGATCCGGTCGGCGCCGACCTGGGACGGGACCTTCACCTTGAGCTTGAGGCCGAGGGGCGAGGACGGCGTGATGAACGACGGACGGAAACCGAACGATTCTCGGATCGCCTCGGACAGCACGTCGTCCAGCTGAGGGACG is a genomic window containing:
- a CDS encoding glycosyltransferase family 2 protein; the encoded protein is MAVLEAASRSVETGSPLRERRRYERRPRFEDAALIVRRRGALAIAGLLALLMCVLRAGQLEQFWYAPWLRFYSLLTCSYIVSRIVISSFYREPEDRGHRPSVSIIIPVMNEADAIASTVSACLTSRYPADRLEVIVVDDASTDATWETLRRLREAHPRLKLIRFPENRGKRQALGAGIAAADGDVFVFVDSDSIPDPEGVYRLVQPLKDPSVGAVSGHVEVDVDPGSVISMMESVRYHLGHCYIKGAESVFGAVTCCPGPFSAYRREALLDVLDGWLKQTFLGVPATFGDDRSLTLRVLRDYRVVFHAGARCRTKVPDRWMQFFRQQLRWKKSWMREFPAGFRLMWREHPAAAAGFFAGAVITFFSPLVLAYALFYLPLFAGVLPGAYLLAFLMTYVCLSLVCFHQTGAPYWYYGPVSGAVYLCVLVWQNYYALLTINKTAWGTR
- a CDS encoding type III pantothenate kinase, with the protein product MLLAVDVGNTNLTVGVFAGDRLVRQWRLETDPRRSVSWYARALKCPFRKVDGLPAMAAVASVVPQLDDVLSEAIRESFGFRPSFITPSSPLGLKLKVKVPSQVGADRILNALALRELFKGPSIAIDFGTATTFDCVDGRGAYIGGAILLGPNSAARALHEFTAKLPLIKVRKPATVIGKDTEHCLEAGLYFGYLGMIREVLARTKAEMGGRAKVAATGGLAPLFLKDLPGVRHAPDLTLNGLRIAHSALKP
- a CDS encoding low molecular weight protein arginine phosphatase, giving the protein MNARPRRIVFVCTGNICRSAMAEHLLRHWARTRGLTLETSSCGIAAESWYEVPGAARRLLAAEGVPPFEHRPRLAARETLRDADLILAMTQAHLDHIVDRFPEFSSRTRLFREQAGFGEQDVEDPMGRPDAAFAACLSVLKESLEALLRADFRDPI